From a single Arachis hypogaea cultivar Tifrunner chromosome 3, arahy.Tifrunner.gnm2.J5K5, whole genome shotgun sequence genomic region:
- the LOC112789130 gene encoding polyprenal reductase 2 — protein MELEMHTVLAQLLRLAWIAGTLPILIASIPIPKLNFFHTILLGFARRGKIMHSSSQKFTLPQRFFLHFYIVASIWTTFLLVATWCYAYTVVPPVRESSAYSTITSYLIGGSALRTDSTTMFQRHAVWQAVFLLLLMEAQVLRRLFETIYVFKYSPSARMHILGYLTGMFFYLAAPLSLCADCALDVFYFLVNLVTKFIVVGKDHMPPVEVELWQVVNPLIRLGWRHWIGAAVFFWGWIHQQRCHKILGSLRDSRQAEEYAIPHGDWFEIVSSPHYLSEMVIYGSFVVATGGSDLTIWLLFVFVLANLSFAAVETHRWYHQKFEDYPSSRFAVIPYIL, from the exons ATGGAGTTGGAGATGCATACGGTCCTTGCTCAATTGCTGAGACTAGCATGGATCGCTGGTACACTTCCCATTCTCATCGCTTCAATTCCAATTCCCAAACTCAACTTCTTCCATACAATATTGTTGGGTTTTGCTAGAAGGGGAAAAATCATGCACTCATCTTCCCAG AAATTCACGCTCCCTCAGAGATTCTTCTTGCACTTCTATATTGTTGCATCAATATGGACAACGTTCTTGCTTGTTGCAACTTGGTGTTATGCATACACAGTGGTGCCACCGGTTAGGGAATCATCTGCATACTCTACCATTACAAGCTACTTGATCGGAGGCTCAGCTCTGAGAACTGATTCAACTACAATGTTTCAGAGGCATGCTGTTTGGCAAgctgtttttcttcttttgttaatGGAAGCTCAAGTGTTGAGACGCTTATTTGAAACCatatatgtatttaaatataGCCCCTCTGCCCGCATGCACATCCTTGGTTATCTCACTGGAATGTT CTTCTACCTAGCAGCACCACTGTCGCTGTGTGCTGATTGCGCCTTAGATGTGTTTTACTTCCTAGTAAACCTAGTCACCAAGTTCATCGTCGTAGGCAAGGATCATATGCCACCAGTGGAGGTAGAACTTTGGCAAGTTGTAAATCCTCTCATCAGGCTTGGATGGAGGCATTGGATCGGCGCGGCTGTTTTTTTTTGGGGTTGGATTCATCAACAAAGATGCCATAAGATTCTT gGTTCGCTTCGAGATTCAAGACAAGCAGAGGAATATGCAATTCCTCACGGTGATTGGTTTGAAATTGTTTCCTCTCCACATTATCTCTCTGAAATG GTTATATACGGCAGTTTTGTGGTTGCCACTGGAGGATCCGATCTAACCATATGGCTACTATTTGTTTTTGTG CTGGCAAATCTGTCATTTGCAGCAGTGGAAACACACAGGTGGTATCATCAGAAATTTGAAGATTATCCAAGTAGTCGGTTTGCTGTTATACCATATATTCTCTGA
- the LOC112789131 gene encoding NADP-dependent D-sorbitol-6-phosphate dehydrogenase has product MAITLNSGFKMPIIGLGVWRMESQQVKDLIHNSIKIGYRHFDCAADYKNEAEVGVALKEAFTSGLVKREDLFITTKLWNSDHGHVIEACKDSLKKLQLDYLDLYLVHFPVATRHTGVGTTDSALGEDGVLDIDTTISLETTWRAMEDLVSMGLVRSIGISNYDIFLTRDCLAYSKIKPAVNQIETHPYFQRDSLIKFCQKHGVCVTAHTPLGGAAANTEWFGTVSCLDDQVLKGLAEKYKKSTAQIALRWGIQRNTVVIPKSSKLERLKENFQVFDFELSKEDMELIRSMDKKYRTNQPARFWGIDLFA; this is encoded by the exons ATGGCGATAACACTCAACAGCGGCTTCAAGATGCCTATCATTGGACTTGGTGTGTGGCGCATGGAATCTCAACAAGTCAAGGATCTCATCCATAATTCCATTAAAATTGGTTATCGCCACTTTGATTGTGCtg CTGATTACAAGAACGAAGCAGAGGTTGGAGTGGCGCTTAAAGAGGCCTTTACTAGTGGTCTTGTTAAGAGGGAGGACCTTTTCATTACCACCAAG CTTTGGAATTCTGATCATGGACATGTTATTGAGGCCTGCAAGGACAGTCTCAAGAAGCTTCAATTGGATTATCTAGATTTGTATCTGGTTCACTTCCCTGTTGCTACAAGGCACACTG GTGTTGGTACAACTGATAGTGCTTTGGGTGAGGATGGGGTGTTGGACATAGATACCACTATATCCCTGGAAACTACCTGGCGTGctatggaagatcttgtttcgaTGGGCTTGGTTCGTAGCATTGGAATCAG CAATTATGATATCTTCTTAACTAGAGATTGTTTAGCATATTCCAAGATAAAGCCTGCTGTGAATCAGATTGAAACCCACCCATACTTCCAGCGTGATTCGCTCATCAAGTTTTGCCAGAAGCACGGGGTTTGTGTCACAGCCCATACTCCTCTTGGAGGTGCTGCGGCTAATACAGAATGGTTTGGTACAGTTTCATGTTTAGATGACCAAGTTCTAAAG GGTCTGGCTGAAAAATACAAAAAGTCTACTGCACAAATTGCTCTTCGTTGGGGCATTCAAAGGAACACTGTTGTCATTCCTAAATCATCGAAATTGGAAAGATTGAAAGAGAATTTCCAGGTGTTTGATTTTGAGCTATCTAAAGAGGACATGGAGCTCATCAGAAGTATGGACAAGAAATATAGAACTAACCAACCAGCCAGGTTTTGGGGAATCGATCTTTTTGCTTGA
- the LOC112789132 gene encoding NADP-dependent D-sorbitol-6-phosphate dehydrogenase-like yields the protein MATTLNSGFTMPIIGLGVWRMESQQVKDLILNAIKIGYRHFDCAAKYKNEEEVGEALKEAFTSGLVKREDLFITTKLWNSDHGHVVEACKDSLRKLQLDYLDLYLVHFPVPTRHTAIGKTASVLGEDGVLDIDTTISLETTWRAMEDLVSMGLVRSIGISNYGVIMVRDCLAYSKIKPAVNQIETHPYFQRDSLVKFCQKHGVCVTAHTPLGGAAANTELFGTVSCLDDQLLKGLAGKYKRTAAQIALRWGIQRKTVVIPKSSKWERLKENFQVFDFELSKEDMELIGNLDKKYRTNQPAKFWGIDIYG from the exons ATGGCGACAACACTCAACAGTGGCTTCACAATGCCTATCATTGGACTTGGTGTTTGGCGCATGGAATCTCAACAAGTCAAGGATCTCATCCTTAATGCCATCAAAATTGGTTATCGCCACTTTGATTGTGctg CTAAATATAAGAACGAAGAAGAGGTTGGAGAGGCGCTTAAAGAGGCCTTCACTAGTGGTCTTGTTAAAAGGGAGGATCTTTTCATTACCACCAAG CTTTGGAATTCTGATCATGGACACGTTGTTGAGGCCTGCAAGGATAGTCTCAGAAAACTTCAATTGGATTATCTGGATTTATATCTAGTTCACTTTCCTGTTCCTACAAGGCACACTG CTATTGGCAAAACTGCAAGTGTTTTGGGTGAGGATGGGGTGTTGGACATAGATACCACTATATCCCTAGAAACTACGTGGCGCGctatggaagatcttgtttcaatGGGCTTGGTTCGTAGCATTGGAATCAG CAACTATGGTGTGATTATGGTAAGAGATTGTTTAGCATATTCCAAGATAAAGCCTGCTGTGAATCAAATTGAAACCCACCCATACTTCCAGCGAGATTCGCTCGTCAAGTTTTGCCAGAAGCATGGGGTTTGTGTCACAGCTCATACTCCTCTTGGAGGTGCTGCGGCTAATACTGAATTGTTTGGTACAGTTTCATGTTTAGATGACCAACTTCTAAAG GGCCTGGCTGGAAAATATAAAAGAACTGCTGCACAAATTGCTCTTCGTTGGGGGATTCAAAGGAAAACTGTTGTCATTCCTAAATCATCAAAATGGGAAAGATTGAAAGAGAATTTTCAGGTGTTCGATTTTGAGCTATCTAAGGAAGACATGGAGCTCATTGGAAATTTGGACAAGAAATATAGAACTAACCAACCAGCCAAGTTTTGGGGCATCGATATTTACGGTTGA
- the LOC112789133 gene encoding V-type proton ATPase 16 kDa proteolipid subunit, whose protein sequence is MAPFSGDETAPFFGFLGAAAALVFSCMGAAYGTAKSGVGVASMGVMRPELVMKSIVPVVMAGVLGIYGLIIAVIISTGINPKAKSYYLFDGYAHLSSGLACGLAGLSAGMAIGIVGDAGVRANAQQPKLFVGMILILIFAEALALYGLIVGIILSSRAGQSRAE, encoded by the exons ATGGCTCCGTTCAGCGGCGATGAGACGGCACCGTTTTTTGGCTTCCTTGGAGCCGCAGCTGCACTTGTTTTCTCCT GTATGGGAGCTGCCTATGGCACGGCAAAGAGTGGCGTCGGCGTGGCCTCGATGGGCGTGATGAGACCTGAGCTGGTGATGAAGTCTATTGTACCTGTTGTTATGGCTGGAGTTTTGGGTATTTATGGCCTTATTATTGCTGTTATTATCAGTACAGGAATTAACCCTAAGGCCAAATCCTATTATCTCTTTGATGGTTATGCACATCTCTCCTCTGGTCTTGCCTGTGGCCTCGCCGGGCTTTCTGCCGGCATGGCTATTGGCATTGTTGGTGATGCTGGTGTTAG AGCCAATGCACAGCAGCCAAAACTTTTCGTTGGAATGATTCTCATCCTCATCTTCGCTGAAGCTCTTGCTCTATACGGTCTCATTGTTGGTATTATCCTGTCATCTCGTGCCGGCCAATCTAGAGCTGAGTAA